A single Curtobacterium sp. MCJR17_020 DNA region contains:
- the rpoB gene encoding DNA-directed RNA polymerase subunit beta: protein MAAAPNASTNPKNGRNHSRLSFAKITDTLTVPDLLALQTESFDWLVGNDVWKARLAEGQEQGRTDLALHSGLEEIFEEISPIEDLGETMQLSFTAPELEDPKYSIDDCKERGKTYAAPLYVNAEFMNHMTGEIKTQTVFMGDFPLMTERGTFIINGTERVVVSQLVRSPGVYFERQQEKTSDKDIYSARVIPSRGAWLEFEIDKRDQVGVRIDRKRKQSVTVFLKALGLTSEEIMEEFQGFASIESTLEKDAILTKEEALKDIYRKLRPGEQVAAEAARALLDNFYFNSKRYDLAKVGRYKVNRKLGIDAPLSDSVLTVKDIVATIKYLVSLHAEKTTLNGVRDGEPVQLRLDVDDIDHFGNRRIRAVGELIQNQVRTGLSRMERVVRERMTTQDIEAITPQTLINVRPVVAAIKEFFGTSQLSQFMDQNNPLAGLTHKRRLSALGPGGLSRERAGVEVRDVHPSHYGRMCPIETPEGPNIGLIGSLASFGRINSFGFIETPYRRVVNGEVTKTIDYLTASEEDEFVVAQANAPLTDSFHFADDKVLVRKKGGEVELVAKGEVDYMDVSPRQMVSVATSLIPFLEHDDANRALMGANMQRQAVPLLRSESPLVGTGMEGYTAIDAGDVVTADKAGVVSEVSADAVTLQLDEGGTQTFYLRKFDRSNQGTSYNHRVVVSAGERVEQGEVIADGPATENGELALGKNLLVAFMPWEGYNYEDAMILSQNLIKDDTLSSIHIEEYEVDARDTKLGKEEITRDLPNVSPDLLADLDERGIIRIGAEVRPGDILVGKVTPKGETELSAEERLLRAIFNEKSREVRDTSLKVPHGEEGTIIGVKVFDSQDGDDELGSGVNQRVVVYIAQKRKITAGDKLAGRHGNKGVISTILPVEDMPFLADGTPVDIVLNPLGVPGRMNFGQVLEIHLGWLAKQGWNVEGIQEWASALPEAAHSAAPGTKVATPVFDGAYEREIEGLLDSTLPNRDGERLIGSSGKAQLFDGRSGEPFPEPVSVGYMYILKLHHLVDDKIHARSTGPYSMITQQPLGGKAQFGGQRFGEMEVWALEAYGAAYALQELLTIKSDDILGRVKVYEAIVKGENIQEPGIPESFKVLMKEMQSLCLNVEVLSADGQAVSLRDNDDEVFRAAEELGINISSRFESSSVDDI from the coding sequence TTGGCTGCTGCGCCCAACGCATCCACCAACCCCAAGAACGGTCGCAACCACTCGCGACTCTCGTTCGCCAAGATCACGGACACCCTCACGGTTCCTGATCTGCTCGCACTCCAGACGGAGAGCTTCGACTGGCTCGTCGGCAACGACGTCTGGAAGGCCCGTCTCGCAGAGGGACAGGAGCAGGGTCGCACCGACCTCGCCCTGCACTCCGGGTTGGAGGAGATCTTCGAGGAGATCTCCCCGATCGAGGACCTCGGCGAGACCATGCAGCTCTCGTTCACGGCGCCCGAGCTCGAGGACCCCAAGTACTCGATCGACGACTGCAAGGAGCGTGGCAAGACCTACGCCGCACCGCTGTACGTCAACGCCGAGTTCATGAACCACATGACGGGTGAGATCAAGACGCAGACGGTCTTCATGGGCGACTTCCCGCTCATGACCGAACGCGGCACGTTCATCATCAACGGCACCGAGCGCGTCGTCGTGTCGCAGCTCGTCCGTTCGCCCGGCGTGTACTTCGAGCGCCAGCAGGAGAAGACGTCCGACAAGGACATCTACTCCGCTCGCGTCATCCCCTCGCGTGGTGCGTGGCTCGAGTTCGAGATCGACAAGCGCGACCAGGTGGGCGTGCGCATCGACCGCAAGCGCAAGCAGTCGGTCACGGTCTTCCTCAAGGCGCTGGGTCTGACCAGCGAGGAGATCATGGAGGAGTTCCAGGGCTTCGCCTCGATCGAGTCGACCCTCGAGAAGGACGCCATCCTCACGAAGGAAGAGGCGCTCAAGGACATCTACCGCAAGCTGCGCCCGGGCGAGCAGGTCGCTGCCGAGGCCGCGCGTGCGCTGCTCGACAACTTCTACTTCAACTCGAAGCGCTACGACCTGGCGAAGGTGGGCCGCTACAAGGTCAACCGCAAGCTCGGGATCGACGCCCCGCTGTCCGACTCGGTGCTGACCGTCAAGGACATCGTCGCGACGATCAAGTACCTCGTGTCCCTGCACGCCGAGAAGACCACGCTGAACGGCGTGCGTGACGGCGAGCCGGTGCAGCTGCGCCTCGACGTGGACGACATCGACCACTTCGGCAACCGTCGCATCCGCGCCGTCGGCGAGCTCATCCAGAACCAGGTCCGCACGGGTCTGTCCCGCATGGAGCGCGTCGTCCGCGAGCGCATGACCACGCAGGACATCGAGGCGATCACGCCCCAGACGCTCATCAACGTGCGTCCGGTCGTCGCCGCGATCAAGGAGTTCTTCGGAACGTCCCAGCTGTCGCAGTTCATGGACCAGAACAACCCGCTCGCGGGCCTGACGCACAAGCGTCGTCTCTCGGCCCTCGGCCCGGGTGGTCTGTCCCGTGAGCGTGCCGGCGTCGAGGTCCGTGACGTCCACCCGTCGCACTACGGCCGCATGTGCCCGATCGAGACCCCGGAAGGCCCGAACATCGGCCTGATCGGCTCGCTCGCGTCGTTCGGTCGGATCAACTCGTTCGGCTTCATCGAGACCCCGTACCGTCGCGTCGTCAACGGCGAGGTCACGAAGACCATCGACTACCTGACCGCCTCGGAAGAGGACGAGTTCGTCGTCGCGCAGGCCAACGCGCCGCTGACTGACTCGTTCCACTTCGCCGACGACAAGGTCCTCGTCCGCAAGAAGGGTGGCGAGGTCGAACTCGTCGCCAAGGGCGAGGTCGACTACATGGACGTCTCGCCGCGCCAGATGGTGTCGGTCGCGACCTCGCTCATCCCGTTCCTCGAGCACGACGACGCGAACCGCGCCCTCATGGGTGCGAACATGCAGCGTCAGGCCGTCCCGCTGCTCCGTTCCGAGTCGCCGCTCGTCGGCACCGGCATGGAGGGCTACACCGCGATCGACGCCGGTGACGTCGTCACCGCCGACAAGGCCGGTGTCGTCTCCGAGGTCTCGGCCGACGCCGTGACCCTGCAGCTCGACGAGGGTGGCACGCAGACCTTCTACCTGCGCAAGTTCGACCGCTCCAACCAGGGCACGAGCTACAACCACCGCGTGGTCGTCTCGGCCGGCGAGCGTGTGGAGCAGGGCGAGGTCATCGCCGACGGTCCCGCGACGGAGAACGGCGAGCTCGCGCTCGGCAAGAACCTCCTCGTCGCGTTCATGCCGTGGGAGGGCTACAACTACGAGGACGCGATGATCCTGTCGCAGAACCTCATCAAGGACGACACGCTCTCCTCGATCCACATCGAGGAGTACGAGGTCGACGCCCGCGACACGAAGCTCGGCAAGGAGGAGATCACCCGTGACCTCCCCAACGTCAGCCCGGACCTGCTGGCCGACCTCGACGAGCGCGGCATCATCCGCATCGGTGCCGAGGTCCGCCCCGGCGACATCCTGGTCGGCAAGGTCACGCCGAAGGGCGAGACCGAGCTCTCCGCTGAAGAGCGCCTCCTCCGCGCCATCTTCAACGAGAAGTCGCGCGAAGTCCGCGACACCTCGCTGAAGGTGCCCCACGGTGAAGAGGGCACGATCATCGGCGTCAAGGTGTTCGACTCGCAGGACGGCGACGACGAACTCGGCTCTGGTGTCAACCAGCGCGTGGTCGTCTACATCGCCCAGAAGCGCAAGATCACCGCGGGTGACAAGCTCGCCGGTCGTCACGGCAACAAGGGCGTCATCTCGACCATCCTCCCGGTCGAGGACATGCCCTTCCTCGCCGACGGCACCCCGGTCGACATCGTCCTGAACCCGCTCGGCGTCCCCGGCCGCATGAACTTCGGCCAGGTCCTCGAGATCCACCTCGGTTGGCTCGCCAAGCAGGGCTGGAACGTCGAGGGCATCCAGGAGTGGGCATCGGCCCTCCCCGAGGCAGCGCACAGCGCCGCTCCGGGCACGAAGGTCGCCACCCCGGTGTTCGACGGTGCGTACGAGCGCGAGATCGAGGGCCTCCTCGACTCGACCCTCCCGAACCGCGACGGCGAGCGCCTGATCGGCTCGTCCGGCAAGGCGCAGCTCTTCGACGGTCGCTCCGGCGAGCCGTTCCCCGAGCCCGTCTCGGTCGGCTACATGTACATCCTCAAGCTGCACCACCTGGTCGACGACAAGATCCACGCTCGTTCGACGGGGCCGTACTCGATGATCACGCAGCAGCCGCTGGGTGGTAAGGCGCAGTTCGGTGGCCAGCGATTCGGTGAGATGGAGGTGTGGGCGCTCGAGGCGTACGGCGCCGCGTACGCCCTCCAGGAGCTCCTGACGATCAAGTCCGACGACATCCTCGGCCGCGTGAAGGTCTACGAGGCGATCGTCAAGGGCGAGAACATCCAGGAACCCGGCATCCCCGAGTCCTTCAAGGTCCTCATGAAGGAGATGCAGTCGCTCTGCCTGAACGTCGAGGTCCTCTCGGCCGACGGCCAGGCGGTCAGCCTGCGCGACAACGATGACGAGGTCTTCCGCGCTGCGGAGGAGCTGGGCATCAACATCTCCTCGCGGTTCGAGTCGTCGTCCGTCGACGACATCTGA
- a CDS encoding response regulator transcription factor, with product MTIRVLVVDDQAIVRDGLVTVLSLVPDLQVTGEAADGAEAIAAVDRDAPDVVLMDLRMPGTDGPTATARIVADHPQVAVLVLTTYADDESIVTALRAGARGYLTKDAGRTEIATAIRAVASGQSTFDATVGARLVAQLAGGGGATGSAPAVPALRDRFPDLTPREADVLEHIAAGRTNPQIAAELFLTVPTVKSYVNQVFAKLGVATRAEAVARVLR from the coding sequence GTGACCATCCGTGTCCTCGTCGTCGACGACCAGGCGATCGTCCGCGACGGCCTGGTGACGGTGCTGTCGCTCGTGCCGGACCTGCAGGTGACGGGTGAGGCCGCCGACGGTGCCGAGGCGATCGCGGCGGTGGACCGTGACGCTCCCGACGTCGTGCTGATGGACCTGCGCATGCCCGGTACCGACGGACCGACGGCGACCGCGCGCATCGTGGCCGACCACCCGCAGGTGGCGGTGCTCGTGCTGACGACCTACGCGGACGACGAGTCGATCGTGACCGCGCTCCGGGCGGGTGCGCGCGGGTACCTGACGAAGGACGCCGGACGGACCGAGATCGCGACGGCGATCCGGGCGGTCGCGTCGGGGCAGTCGACGTTCGACGCGACGGTGGGCGCGCGGCTGGTGGCGCAGCTCGCCGGCGGCGGCGGGGCGACGGGGTCCGCACCCGCTGTGCCGGCGCTGCGTGACCGGTTCCCGGACCTCACCCCGCGCGAGGCCGACGTGCTCGAGCACATCGCGGCGGGCCGGACGAACCCGCAGATCGCGGCGGAGCTGTTCCTGACGGTGCCGACGGTGAAGTCGTACGTGAACCAGGTCTTCGCGAAGCTCGGGGTCGCCACCCGTGCCGAGGCAGTCGCGCGCGTCCTGCGCTGA
- a CDS encoding histidine kinase → MTLLSGQDPTDLPGGRSRSATAWGLNALGIVIVGFWFVKNGLELQPPAWVWVLGAVALAAWALREFGRTPQLLVVAGTVMIVAGSLTVVATDSLMIVPVIVGLVLLGANLRVPVWGAAVAAVGAVVVIAVCARIEHASVQFVLGTSGGLLLGVLIGFSRRQFRVAAQRARQAEREQQRAQLLADRSRASRDIHDVLAHSLGGLVLQLDAVEALLEAGRVDDATKRAGEARTLAADGLAEARRAVHALRDDADAEPDATPDRATTPDRATAPGASTPDQATALQPATRTRGADLTDASRASRPSDDDKPGHTDSARTDRTDLTALVDAHRSFGGTIVVQGDATLAALDEAHRAAVVQVVREALSNARRHAPGRPVSLSVIRDGDAVDVVVANPLTGGGQGLIGMRERVEELGSGATVEAERSDDEFVVAVHLPMDAGVTTEGDAVVTTEGEAS, encoded by the coding sequence GTGACCCTGCTGAGCGGACAGGACCCGACCGACCTCCCCGGGGGTCGGTCCCGTTCGGCGACCGCCTGGGGACTCAACGCCCTCGGCATCGTGATCGTCGGGTTCTGGTTCGTGAAGAACGGACTCGAGCTGCAGCCCCCCGCGTGGGTGTGGGTGCTCGGTGCGGTGGCGCTCGCCGCGTGGGCACTCCGTGAGTTCGGCCGGACGCCGCAGCTGCTCGTCGTCGCGGGCACGGTGATGATCGTCGCCGGGTCCCTCACCGTGGTGGCGACCGACTCGCTCATGATCGTCCCCGTGATCGTCGGGCTCGTCCTGCTCGGCGCGAACCTCCGGGTGCCGGTCTGGGGCGCAGCGGTCGCCGCGGTGGGGGCGGTGGTGGTCATCGCCGTCTGCGCGAGGATCGAGCACGCCTCGGTCCAGTTCGTCCTCGGCACGAGCGGCGGGCTGTTGCTCGGCGTGCTCATCGGGTTCAGCCGCCGGCAGTTCCGGGTCGCGGCGCAGCGTGCGCGGCAGGCCGAGCGGGAACAGCAGCGGGCACAGCTCCTCGCCGACCGGTCCCGGGCCTCGCGGGACATCCACGACGTCCTCGCGCACTCGTTGGGCGGTCTCGTCCTGCAGCTCGACGCGGTCGAGGCCCTGCTCGAGGCCGGCCGGGTCGACGACGCGACGAAGCGCGCCGGCGAGGCCAGGACCCTGGCGGCGGACGGCCTGGCCGAGGCCCGCCGAGCCGTGCACGCGCTGCGCGACGACGCGGACGCCGAGCCCGACGCCACCCCGGACCGCGCCACCACCCCGGACCGCGCCACCGCCCCGGGCGCCTCCACCCCGGACCAGGCCACGGCACTGCAGCCGGCCACGCGGACGCGCGGCGCCGACCTGACGGACGCAAGCCGGGCCTCCCGGCCGTCCGACGACGACAAGCCGGGCCACACCGACAGTGCCCGCACCGACCGCACCGACCTGACCGCCCTCGTCGACGCCCACCGCTCGTTCGGCGGCACCATCGTGGTGCAGGGCGACGCGACCCTGGCCGCACTCGACGAGGCGCACCGCGCCGCCGTCGTCCAGGTCGTCCGCGAGGCCCTCAGCAACGCTCGCCGACACGCCCCCGGCCGCCCCGTGTCGCTGTCCGTCATCCGCGACGGCGACGCCGTGGACGTCGTCGTGGCCAACCCGCTCACCGGCGGCGGTCAGGGCCTGATCGGGATGCGCGAGCGCGTCGAGGAGCTCGGCAGCGGCGCGACGGTCGAGGCGGAGCGGTCCGACGACGAGTTCGTCGTCGCGGTGCACCTGCCGATGGACGCCGGGGTCACCACCGAGGGGGATGCCGTGGTCACCACCGAGGGGGAGGCCTCGTGA
- a CDS encoding fused MFS/spermidine synthase, giving the protein MADAFDGFRIGAGYSVVEPDRHRPGSFTLVVDGTPQSHVDLEDPTHLAFEYIRRIGHAIDLLPSGPVTALHLGAGALTLPRYVAVTRPGSRQQVIELERDLVDHVREVLPFPRGASIRVRYGDAREVLGKLPSGLRGTVDLAVVDVFGGSQIPAHVTSIEFYREVAAFLSPTGIVAVNVADGAGLAFARGQASTLQAVLPSVAAVADTGMLKGRRFGNIVLLGSPTELPIAEMPRRYSSDPMPAKVVHGAELRAFIAGAPIVTDATAVASPEPNRSVFGA; this is encoded by the coding sequence ATGGCTGATGCGTTCGACGGGTTCCGGATCGGTGCGGGGTACTCGGTGGTCGAGCCGGACCGGCACCGCCCGGGGTCCTTCACGCTCGTGGTGGACGGCACTCCGCAGTCGCACGTCGACCTCGAGGACCCGACCCACCTGGCGTTCGAGTACATCCGGCGGATCGGGCACGCCATCGACCTGCTGCCGTCCGGCCCGGTCACGGCGCTGCACCTCGGCGCCGGCGCCCTGACGCTCCCCCGGTACGTCGCGGTGACCCGGCCGGGCTCGCGCCAGCAGGTCATCGAGCTCGAGCGCGACCTGGTGGACCACGTCCGCGAGGTCCTGCCGTTCCCCCGCGGTGCGTCGATCCGGGTGCGGTACGGCGACGCGCGCGAGGTGCTCGGCAAGCTCCCCTCCGGGCTGCGCGGCACGGTGGACCTGGCGGTGGTGGACGTCTTCGGCGGCTCGCAGATCCCGGCGCACGTGACGAGCATCGAGTTCTACCGCGAGGTCGCTGCGTTCCTGTCACCGACCGGCATCGTCGCCGTGAACGTGGCCGACGGCGCGGGCCTCGCGTTCGCGCGGGGGCAGGCGTCGACGCTGCAGGCCGTGCTGCCGTCGGTCGCAGCGGTGGCGGACACCGGCATGCTCAAGGGGCGACGGTTCGGGAACATCGTGTTGCTCGGCTCGCCGACCGAGCTGCCGATCGCCGAGATGCCGCGGCGGTACTCGTCGGACCCGATGCCGGCGAAGGTCGTCCACGGTGCCGAGTTGCGGGCGTTCATCGCCGGGGCGCCGATCGTCACCGACGCGACGGCCGTGGCGTCACCGGAGCCGAACCGGAGCGTGTTCGGCGCCTGA
- a CDS encoding SprT-like domain-containing protein codes for MTALETVRSRAEALITQHLGAGSWAFGFDHAKTRAGQCDFARKRITVSRHLATRFSDDDVEQVLLHEVAHALAGARAGHGPKWKRTAAAIGYTGSRLHDGPIASELAPWIGTCPAGHEHFRYRTPTRQLACARCSRRFDARNAIVWRRRSEADTPSTVASTTA; via the coding sequence GTGACCGCACTCGAGACGGTCCGCTCCCGTGCCGAGGCACTCATCACCCAGCACCTCGGCGCGGGCTCATGGGCCTTCGGGTTCGACCACGCGAAGACCCGGGCAGGACAGTGCGACTTCGCCCGGAAGCGCATCACCGTCAGCCGGCACCTGGCGACACGGTTCTCGGACGACGACGTCGAGCAGGTCCTGCTGCACGAGGTCGCCCACGCCCTCGCCGGCGCTCGTGCGGGCCACGGCCCGAAGTGGAAGCGGACCGCGGCCGCCATCGGGTACACGGGGTCGCGGCTGCACGACGGTCCGATCGCCAGCGAGCTCGCACCGTGGATCGGGACCTGTCCCGCCGGACACGAGCACTTCCGCTACCGGACGCCCACCCGCCAGCTCGCCTGCGCCCGGTGCTCCCGCCGGTTCGATGCGCGCAACGCCATCGTCTGGCGGCGCCGGAGCGAGGCTGACACCCCGTCAACGGTGGCCTCGACTACCGCATGA
- a CDS encoding CGNR zinc finger domain-containing protein → MHTGQHIRTDAGSTWFFDAGRIALDFAHTGGFADDPDGRRPRSQLGELLASPADLDEWLSDHTEPIDVGASARELQDARALRAAIARLAVAAAPGPATTAAERTAVAAGLRAGTGRTRPAPDDIDTVNLFAALPDVPPSLPGGRRRAGANRVRLAQALSSVARDAVALFTEVGFDDVEADGRPTRLSRCSADDCALVFYDSSRGGTRRWCSMQRCGNRAKVRAHRARRAAV, encoded by the coding sequence ATGCACACGGGGCAGCACATCCGCACGGACGCCGGATCCACATGGTTCTTCGACGCCGGTCGGATCGCCCTGGACTTCGCGCACACCGGCGGGTTCGCCGACGACCCGGACGGCCGGCGTCCCCGATCGCAGCTCGGTGAGCTGCTCGCGAGCCCGGCGGACCTGGACGAGTGGCTCAGCGACCACACCGAACCGATCGACGTCGGGGCGAGCGCGCGCGAGCTGCAGGACGCCCGCGCGCTCCGCGCGGCGATCGCCCGACTCGCCGTCGCCGCGGCCCCCGGCCCGGCGACCACCGCGGCCGAGCGCACCGCCGTCGCGGCGGGCCTGCGTGCCGGGACCGGCCGCACGCGCCCCGCGCCCGACGACATCGACACCGTCAACCTGTTCGCCGCCCTGCCGGACGTGCCCCCGAGCCTCCCGGGTGGCCGACGCCGTGCGGGAGCCAACCGCGTCCGCCTGGCCCAGGCACTGTCCAGCGTCGCGCGCGACGCCGTCGCGCTGTTCACCGAGGTCGGCTTCGACGACGTCGAGGCCGACGGCCGGCCGACGCGTCTGAGCCGCTGCTCGGCGGACGACTGCGCGCTGGTCTTCTACGACTCCTCGCGGGGCGGGACGCGCCGCTGGTGCTCGATGCAGCGCTGTGGGAACCGCGCAAAGGTCCGCGCGCACCGCGCTCGGCGCGCAGCGGTCTGA
- a CDS encoding Nramp family divalent metal transporter: MTDTAAARTTEQPSGTPRRRAAGLTLLGPAFVAAIAYVDPGNVAANLTAGAKYGYLLLWVLVAANASAVVVQYLSAKLGVVTGKSLPEHLGLRMRRTPRLLFWGQAEIVAAATDIAEVIGGALALHLLFGLPLVAGGLITGVVSMLLLTLHSRRGTRTFEAVVTAMLAILTVGFCAGLLFAQVSPAQLVSGLVPRFEGSESVMLAASMLGATVMPHAVYLHSALARDRHGDVPAGPERRRVLVATRWDVGLALVVAGGVNICMLVLAAATLPGVAGTDSIPGAQRAIADHVGPVVGVLFAVGLLASGLASTSVGCMAGAEIMKGLLHVRIPLVARRVITLVPAIVLLAIGADATMLLVVSQVVLSFGIAFAIVPLVVYTSRRSIMGTDVNAATTRVVAWVIAAVIVALNVALIVLTLTQ, encoded by the coding sequence GTGACCGACACCGCCGCCGCCAGGACCACCGAGCAGCCCTCCGGCACGCCGCGCCGCCGCGCCGCGGGCCTCACCCTGCTCGGCCCGGCGTTCGTGGCGGCCATCGCCTACGTCGACCCCGGCAACGTGGCGGCCAACCTCACCGCCGGGGCGAAGTACGGCTACCTGCTCCTCTGGGTCCTGGTCGCCGCGAACGCCAGCGCCGTGGTCGTGCAGTACCTGTCCGCCAAGCTCGGCGTCGTCACGGGCAAGTCCCTGCCGGAGCACCTCGGCCTGCGGATGCGTCGCACCCCGAGACTGCTGTTCTGGGGGCAGGCCGAGATCGTCGCGGCCGCGACCGACATCGCCGAGGTGATCGGCGGCGCACTCGCCCTGCACCTGCTCTTCGGCCTGCCGCTCGTCGCTGGCGGGCTCATCACGGGCGTGGTCTCGATGCTCCTGCTGACCCTGCACAGCCGCCGCGGGACCCGCACCTTCGAGGCCGTCGTCACGGCGATGCTCGCGATCCTGACCGTCGGCTTCTGCGCCGGGCTGCTCTTCGCGCAGGTCTCCCCCGCCCAGCTCGTCAGCGGCCTGGTGCCGCGGTTCGAGGGCTCCGAGTCGGTGATGCTCGCGGCGTCGATGCTCGGCGCGACGGTCATGCCGCACGCGGTGTACCTGCACTCGGCGCTCGCGCGCGACCGGCACGGCGACGTACCCGCCGGCCCGGAGCGCCGCCGCGTGCTCGTCGCGACCCGGTGGGACGTCGGCCTCGCGCTCGTGGTCGCCGGCGGCGTGAACATCTGCATGCTCGTCCTGGCCGCGGCGACGCTGCCCGGCGTCGCCGGCACCGACTCGATCCCCGGTGCCCAGCGGGCGATCGCCGACCACGTCGGGCCCGTCGTCGGGGTGCTCTTCGCGGTCGGGCTGCTGGCGTCCGGACTGGCCTCGACCTCGGTCGGCTGCATGGCCGGCGCCGAGATCATGAAGGGGCTGCTGCACGTCCGGATCCCGCTCGTGGCGCGGCGCGTGATCACCCTGGTGCCGGCGATCGTGCTGCTCGCGATCGGTGCCGACGCGACGATGCTGCTGGTGGTGAGCCAGGTGGTGCTGAGCTTCGGGATCGCGTTCGCGATCGTCCCGCTGGTCGTCTACACGTCGCGCCGCAGCATCATGGGCACGGACGTGAACGCCGCGACCACCCGCGTGGTGGCGTGGGTGATCGCGGCGGTCATCGTGGCGCTCAACGTCGCGCTGATCGTGCTCACGCTGACGCAGTGA
- a CDS encoding DUF427 domain-containing protein, whose amino-acid sequence MKAVVGDTVIAEAPEEDLIKIEGNWYFPPSSVKSELFTESPTQYHCPWKGDTQYFTVNVDGQALQDRAWSYPTPIPSSFDRVGKDYSGYVAFWKDVTVVE is encoded by the coding sequence ATGAAGGCAGTCGTCGGCGACACGGTGATCGCGGAGGCCCCGGAAGAGGACCTCATCAAGATCGAGGGCAACTGGTACTTCCCGCCGTCGAGCGTGAAGTCCGAGCTCTTCACCGAGAGCCCCACCCAGTACCACTGCCCGTGGAAGGGCGACACCCAGTACTTCACGGTGAACGTGGACGGACAGGCGCTGCAGGACCGCGCGTGGTCCTACCCGACGCCGATCCCGTCGTCGTTCGACCGCGTCGGCAAGGACTACTCGGGCTACGTCGCGTTCTGGAAGGACGTCACGGTCGTCGAATGA
- a CDS encoding GNAT family protein, whose protein sequence is MEIAPAPTLTGDRVTLEPLSQEHADDLRAAVTDGDLWRTWYTSVPAPAQVEDEIDRRLAEHEAGRMVPFAVRDRPTGRVVGSTTFMNIDPGNRHVEIGSTFLAKSAQRSGINTEAKLLMLSHAFEAWQCIAVEFRTHWHNHQSRAAIAGLGAKQDGVLRNHSIGRDGTLRDTVVFSIIASEWPAVRLSLAERLRRHDRAEGSRRRSARHA, encoded by the coding sequence ATGGAGATCGCCCCCGCGCCCACCCTGACCGGCGACCGTGTGACGCTCGAGCCCCTGTCGCAGGAGCACGCGGACGACCTGCGGGCAGCGGTGACCGACGGCGATCTGTGGCGCACCTGGTACACCTCGGTGCCCGCGCCGGCCCAGGTCGAGGACGAGATCGACCGCCGCCTCGCCGAGCACGAGGCCGGCCGCATGGTGCCCTTCGCGGTGCGGGACCGCCCGACCGGTCGCGTGGTCGGTTCGACGACCTTCATGAACATCGACCCGGGCAACCGGCACGTCGAGATCGGCAGCACCTTCCTGGCGAAGTCGGCGCAGCGGTCGGGCATCAACACCGAGGCGAAGCTGCTGATGCTGTCCCACGCGTTCGAGGCCTGGCAGTGCATCGCGGTGGAGTTCCGCACGCACTGGCACAACCACCAGTCCCGCGCCGCGATCGCCGGTCTGGGCGCCAAGCAGGACGGCGTGCTGCGGAACCACTCGATCGGCCGCGACGGCACGCTCCGCGACACCGTGGTGTTCTCGATCATCGCCTCGGAGTGGCCGGCGGTCCGGCTGTCCCTGGCCGAGCGGCTCCGGCGGCACGACCGCGCCGAGGGGTCGCGCCGCCGGTCCGCCCGGCACGCCTGA
- a CDS encoding carbonic anhydrase family protein, translating into MRTTHHRLPLLAAPAVLLLAGCAAGTPPEADPHDAGTSWSYEGAGSPERWGALADEYGTCGTGERQSPIDLPAARGGADLDLVGSGAVRGLTADNGHTVQFTADDGASTTVAGEELDLVQMHFHAGSEHTVDGEPADAEFHFVHADDRGALTVVGVLAERGAHNPAYESYLAGATAGAGRESTVDVEAMLPASRSFATYEGSLTTPPCTEGVRWIVLEDPIELGADQLADLEAAHVENARPVQPLGDRTVRHTL; encoded by the coding sequence ATGCGAACCACTCACCACCGCCTCCCCCTGCTCGCCGCCCCAGCCGTCCTCCTCCTCGCCGGCTGCGCGGCCGGAACACCTCCCGAGGCCGACCCGCACGACGCCGGCACGTCGTGGTCGTACGAGGGCGCCGGGTCACCGGAGCGCTGGGGCGCTCTCGCTGACGAGTACGGCACCTGCGGCACCGGCGAGCGGCAGTCCCCGATCGACCTGCCGGCAGCTCGCGGTGGCGCCGACCTCGACCTCGTGGGCTCGGGTGCTGTCCGGGGGCTGACGGCGGACAACGGGCACACCGTGCAGTTCACCGCTGACGACGGCGCCTCGACGACCGTCGCCGGCGAGGAACTCGACCTGGTCCAGATGCACTTCCACGCGGGCTCGGAGCACACCGTCGACGGCGAGCCGGCCGACGCGGAGTTCCACTTCGTGCACGCCGACGACCGCGGAGCCCTGACCGTCGTCGGGGTCCTCGCCGAGCGGGGCGCGCACAACCCGGCGTACGAGAGCTACCTCGCCGGGGCGACGGCAGGGGCGGGTCGCGAGAGCACCGTGGACGTCGAGGCGATGCTGCCTGCGTCGCGCTCCTTCGCGACCTACGAGGGCTCGCTCACCACGCCGCCGTGCACCGAGGGGGTGCGGTGGATCGTGCTCGAGGACCCGATCGAGCTCGGCGCCGACCAGCTCGCCGACCTCGAGGCAGCGCACGTCGAGAACGCGCGTCCGGTCCAGCCACTGGGCGACCGGACGGTCCGTCACACGCTCTGA